One segment of Cryptococcus neoformans var. grubii H99 chromosome 2, complete sequence DNA contains the following:
- a CDS encoding malonic semialdehyde reductase has product MFSILTKTATNLLLLQTRRKVVLQQIRTMSVFDTSRLAGKTVLVTGASAGIGASTAELFAKCGSNVVLLARRVENLQAVKAYCEAAHKESGIKGGKVVVIEADMQKNEHLDAVPTKLEGLEVDILVNNAGMVRGKEQVGDISDDDINVMFSTNVLGLIHLTQIFVRQFKQRNAGMIINLGSIAGREPYAGGAIYCATKHALAAFTGSLLRELVNTPIRVCEVQPGMVETEFSIVRFRGDKDAADAVYKGIQPLVAHDIAEEIVWCASRPAHVNIAQLFVMPVNQATPTLAHRSS; this is encoded by the exons ATGTTTAGTATCTTGACAAAAACTGCAACAAATTTATTACTACTCCAAACCAGAAGAAAAGTAGTCCTACAACAGATCAGAACCATGTCTGTATTCGACACCTCTCG ATTGGCTGGTAAAACTG TCCTTGTGACTGGTGCCTCCGCCGGTATCGGCGCCTCAACTGCCGAGCTTTTCGCCAAATGCGGGTCCAATGTCGTCCTTCTCGCCCGACGGGTGGAAAATCTTCAAGCAGTGAAAGCTTACTGTGAAGCTGCCCACAAGGAGTCTGGGATAAAGGGCGGTAAAGTGGTCGTTATTGAGGCAGACATGCAGAAGAACGAACACTTGGATGCCGTTCCCACCAAGCTTGAAGGCTTGGAAGTTGACAT TCTTGTCAACAATGCTGGTATGGTGAGAGGTAAAGAACAAGTGGGAG ACATCT CCGACGATGACATCAATGTGATGTTCTCAACCAACG TTCTCGGCCTCATTCACTTGACTCAGATCTTTGTTCGTCAATTCAAGCAACGAAACGCCGGCATGATCATCAACCTCGGTTCCATCGCCGGTCGTGAACCTTACGCGGGTGGCGCTATTTACTGCGCTACTAAGCATGCCCTTGCCGCTTTCACCGGCAGTTTGTTAAGAGAACTTGTCAACACCCCCATCAGAGTTTGTGAGGTTCAACCGGGTATGGTGGAGACGGAGTTCTCCATTGTCAGATTCAGGGGCGACAAGGACGCTGCCGATGCTGTTTACAAGGGAATTCAGCCAT TGGTTGCTCATGATATCGCCGAAGAAATCGTTTGGTGTGCCTCTAGGCCTGCGCATGTCAATATTGCTCAACTCT TTGTCATGCCTGTCAACCAAGCCACGCCTACGCTTGCTCATCGAAGTTCTTAA
- a CDS encoding pescadillo — translation MAKIKKRGESGAAKNYVTRNQALKKLQISLSDFRRLCILKGIYPREPLNKKRANKGSSAPASFYYHKDIQYLLHEPLLIKFREHKAFAKKLARAIGRQEWGLAKNLEDAKPVARLDHLVRERYPTFTLALQDLQDPLNLVHLFSTLPTNPIPGKTLVPSEVIAECGRLISEWKLWAIRTHSLRKMFLGIKGVYYECEVPGQGGEPVRVRWLEGFEFQQHVPHDVDFRILLTFLDLYRTMVGFVLFKLYTDENLVYPPPLDVELDEQGESVGAFKLVERKAAEGADGKTQVSKKAIRKAIKGIEAAEGDADVDMDEDAKETDEEEDEDFVERPSKAQEVDDVASAPLTTYNSLLATSSTPARQNLLFSPYTFYLSRETSSRTWEFVVRAMGGKVITSLTAPTPADAPNADSITHVIIDRPITAERMREMEAGRKWVWVQPQWVADCVNKQKIISSEGYGPGQLLPPHLSPWDGEGELYRPWLEEGEKAVEGEEDEEEEAAEQDEVESEDEEEEGKEKVAAEYPPALLAAAQNPSNASLLHAAELEAETNGVPHSAFRAQLKEATKVHAKKVPASQKEKKGEEDLRKIMMSNKKAKLYEKMQYSNREKAAEKEKLEKKRKAIEKRKAKEARA, via the exons ATGGCAAAGATCAAGAAGCGCGGAGAGTCCGGAGC GGCCAAAAACTATGTCACGAGAAACCAGGCCTTGAAAAAGTTGCAGATTTCTCTCTCCGACTTTAGGCGTCTCTGTATTTTGAAGG GTATCTACCCTCGGGAGCCTCTTAACAAGAAGCGTGCCAACAAGGGCTCTTCGGCCCCTGCTTCATTCTACTACCACAAGGACATCCAGTACCTTCTCCACGAGCCTCTGCTCATCAAGTTCCGAGAGCACAAGGCGTTTGCCAAGAAGCTTGCCAGGGCCATCGGAAGACAAGAGTGGGGATTGGCGAAGAACTTGGAAGATGCTAAGCCAGTGGCGAGATTGGATCATCTTGTTAGGGAGAG ATACCCCACATTCACTCTTGCCCTCCAAGATCTCCAGGATCCCCTCAACCTTGTCCACCTTTTTTCCACCCTTCCCACCAACCCTATCCCCGGAAAGACTCTCGTTCCTTCTGAAGTCATTGCCGAGTGCGGCCGTCTCATTTCTGAATGGAAGCTCTGGGCCATCAGGACTCACTCTCTTCGAAAGATGTTCCTCGGTATCAAGGGCGTCTACTACGAGTGTGAGGTTCCCGGTCAGGGTGGTGAGCCCGTCAGGGTAAGATGGCTTGAAGGTTTCGAGTTCCAACAACACGTACCCCACGATGTCGACTTTAGGATTCTTTTGACCTTCCTTGACCTTTACAGGACTATGGTTGGATTCGTGCTTTTCAAACTCTACACCGACGAAAACCTCGTGTACCCTCCCCCTTTGGATGTCGAACTCGACGAGCAGGGAGAGTCTGTCGGCGCGTTCAAGCTTGTTGAGAGGAAGGCTGCCGAGGGTGCCGACGGCAAGACTCAAGTGTCCAAGAAGGCTATCCGAAAGGCCATCAAGGGCATCGAGGCTGCTGAAGGTGACGCTGACGTGGAcatggatgaagatgcaaaGGAGaccgatgaggaagaggacgaggactTCGTGGAACGACCTAGCAAGGCTCAAGAAGTAGACGACGTTGCTTCCGCTCCTCTTACCACTTACAACTCTCTTCTCGCCACTTCTTCTACCCCTGCCCGACAgaatcttctcttttccccttACACTTTTTATCTTTCTCGAGAAACCTCTTCCCGAACTTGGGAATTTGTCGTTCGTGCCATGGGCGGCAAGGTCATTACTTCACTCACCGCTCCTACTCCCGCCGACGCTCCTAATGCTGACTCTATCACCCACGTTATTATCGACCGACCTATCACCGCTGAAAggatgagggagatggaagctGGTAGGAAGTGGGTCTGGGTCCAACCCCAATGGGTTGCAGACTGTGTCAACAAGCAAAAAATCATCAGCAGTGAAGGCTACGGCCCTGGTCAGCTTCTCCCGCCCCATCTCAGTCCTTGGGACGGCGAGGGTGAGTTGTACAGGCCctggttggaagaaggtgaaaaggCTGTCGAgggtgaggaagatgaggaagaggaagctgcGGAGCAGGATGAGGTCGAAtctgaggatgaagaagaggaaggcaaggagaaaGTTGCTGCTGAATACCCTCCCGCTCTTCTCGCTGCCGCTCAGAACCCCTCAAatgcttctcttctccacgCCGCTGAACTCGAAGCTGAAACCAACGGTGTTCCTCACTCTGCTTTCCGCGCTCAACTCAAGGAGGCCACCAAGGTGCACGCCAAGAAGGTCCCTGCCTCtcagaaagagaagaagggcgaggaggacTTGAGAAAGATTATGATGAGCAACAAGAAGGCCAAGCTCTACGAAAAGATGCAGTACTCCAACCGCGAAAAGGCTgccgagaaggagaagctagagaaaaagagaaaggctatcgagaagaggaaggccaaggaggcCAGGGCTTAG